From the genome of Bacteroides sp. MSB163, one region includes:
- a CDS encoding NVEALA domain-containing protein, with product MKKFMKITFVAAFAAIAGYGVYTNQKTDAMSDLMLANVEALANNSENSGTVDCCNSSDCNGDFCGTFYPADGSGKGYKMFYK from the coding sequence ATGAAGAAGTTTATGAAAATAACTTTTGTTGCGGCATTTGCGGCAATTGCAGGTTATGGTGTTTACACAAATCAGAAAACAGATGCTATGTCCGATTTGATGTTGGCGAATGTAGAAGCATTAGCAAATAATTCAGAAAATAGTGGAACTGTAGATTGCTGTAACAGTAGTGATTGTAATGGCGATTTTTGTGGAACTTTCTATCCTGCGGATGGTTCAGGAAAGGGATATAAAATGTTTTATAAATAA